One segment of Fervidobacterium sp. DNA contains the following:
- the rpmB gene encoding 50S ribosomal protein L28: MAKCEICGKEPRAGKNVSHSNRHTNRWFKPNVQKVRILLNDGTVKRTNVCTSCLKAGKVKRYVGKTQSVTVEA; encoded by the coding sequence ATGGCAAAATGTGAGATATGCGGTAAAGAACCAAGAGCTGGGAAAAACGTTAGCCATTCAAACAGGCATACAAACAGATGGTTTAAACCAAACGTTCAAAAAGTTAGAATACTTCTCAACGACGGTACTGTTAAGAGGACGAACGTCTGCACAAGCTGTTTAAAAGCAGGTAAAGTTAAGAGATACGTGGGCAAAACACAATCCGTGACAGTGGAGGCATAA
- a CDS encoding NAD(P)-dependent glycerol-3-phosphate dehydrogenase: MQYFILGAGSWGCTIGQLIKDNGHKVVIWAHTEELAKKLNESKAMPHIPDVKFDVPVTNDISEGKHFDVVVIATPTQFVRNVLQKMDYKPNVILNLSKGIEISTGKRISQIVAEILNCDYAILSGPSHAEEVALKLPTAVVVAGKYAEIFQKEFSNEYFRVYLHNDIVGIELAGALKNVIAIAAGIVDGLGGWDNAKAALITRGLYEITRFSTNFGADPITFMGLTGIGDLVVTCGSKHSRNRRYGEMIAKGFDPIQLLEASKEIVEGAYTCKAVVENYGEDFDLPIIREIYEVIYKGKTPLESIKSLMSRSLKVEMEEVKKWLEKNLKN; the protein is encoded by the coding sequence ATGCAGTATTTCATTCTTGGTGCTGGTAGCTGGGGATGCACAATCGGTCAACTGATTAAGGATAACGGTCACAAGGTCGTTATTTGGGCTCATACTGAGGAGCTTGCTAAGAAACTTAATGAATCTAAGGCAATGCCACATATTCCGGACGTAAAGTTTGATGTACCAGTTACAAATGATATATCAGAGGGTAAACACTTTGATGTTGTAGTTATAGCAACTCCAACTCAATTCGTAAGAAATGTACTTCAAAAAATGGACTATAAGCCGAATGTAATATTGAATTTGTCCAAAGGAATAGAAATTTCTACAGGAAAGAGAATATCTCAAATAGTAGCGGAAATTTTAAATTGCGATTATGCCATTCTTTCTGGACCTTCGCATGCCGAAGAAGTAGCTTTAAAATTACCAACTGCTGTTGTTGTTGCTGGTAAGTACGCTGAAATCTTCCAAAAAGAATTTTCAAACGAATATTTCAGAGTTTATTTGCACAATGACATAGTTGGTATAGAACTTGCGGGAGCTTTAAAGAATGTAATAGCAATCGCAGCTGGAATTGTTGATGGACTTGGTGGATGGGACAACGCAAAAGCCGCGTTAATTACACGAGGACTTTATGAAATAACGCGCTTTTCAACAAATTTTGGTGCTGATCCCATAACGTTCATGGGCTTGACTGGAATAGGGGACCTTGTTGTAACTTGTGGGAGCAAGCATAGTAGAAACAGGAGATACGGCGAAATGATTGCAAAAGGTTTTGATCCAATTCAGTTGCTTGAAGCAAGTAAAGAAATTGTGGAAGGAGCTTACACTTGTAAAGCTGTTGTAGAGAATTATGGAGAGGACTTTGATTTGCCCATAATAAGGGAAATATATGAAGTAATATACAAGGGAAAGACTCCATTAGAGTCTATAAAGTCATTAATGAGTCGCTCGTTGAAAGTTGAGATGGAGGAAGTGAAGAAATGGTTGGAAAAGAATTTGAAAAACTAA
- the recG gene encoding ATP-dependent DNA helicase RecG: MLLIEEFLDTCYQIANQSNETSINELIEYVEDNFENIDDPLMADPEIRTKLQEFFEYITFAKKLPSERAFKRLQQVRGMVERFKYNYLISSIKCLEQPKSLDTPIKYAKGVGPSREKLLKKLGINTIGDLINYFPRDYEDRRKIIPLAFIKENEKITTKGVIKSVEKAKKGELLIITALLQDGISQILLKWFNQEFKETEIKQLVGKEVYVTGTPKRGFFGAMEIQNPEIAVNESSEREILPVYPLTENLTQKTLRKIIQDNLLVVCNCEDIIPQEIVNLRRLIDIKSAYVGIHFPKSSFHQKSARKRLAYEELLLFQLALFLSKRNIEKIGGIQKNFSGKLAEKFLETLPFKLTNAQLRAHEEIRKDLRSSNPMNRLLQGDVGSGKTLVAELAIIDNYEAGYQSALMVPTSILAIQHYQKIFNHLTNLGINVALLIGSTSQKEKDKIKFLLKNGEIDVIIGTHALIQEDVHFSNLGLVIIDEQHRFGVKQREELISKGKVVDTLIMTATPIPRTLSLTLYGDLDVSVIDEMPPGRKQIKTFTLRHTRVKDVYKFIREQVIENSDQAYIVYPLIEQSDQINAKAAEEMYKTLSKEAFPDIPMGLLHGKMSDIEKNEIMTKFVKGEIKILVSTSVIEVGVDVPNATIMVVENAERFGLAQLHQLRGRVGRGEKQSYCFLIVSEAGEEAWERLQFFASTNDGFKIAEYDLRLRGPGEFFGTRQHGLPEFKVADLVSDAELIMLAREDAKSIIENYPESVIINKVLEIYSERIKLLDVG; this comes from the coding sequence ATGCTATTGATTGAAGAATTTCTTGACACATGCTATCAAATAGCCAATCAATCAAACGAGACAAGTATAAATGAATTAATAGAGTACGTTGAGGATAACTTTGAAAACATAGACGATCCTTTGATGGCAGATCCTGAAATAAGAACGAAACTTCAAGAATTTTTCGAATATATAACATTTGCGAAAAAGCTTCCAAGCGAAAGAGCGTTTAAACGTTTGCAGCAAGTACGCGGTATGGTTGAACGGTTTAAATACAATTACCTCATAAGTAGCATCAAATGTTTGGAACAACCCAAATCACTTGATACACCAATAAAATATGCAAAGGGAGTTGGGCCATCGAGGGAAAAGTTACTTAAGAAACTTGGAATAAACACTATTGGTGATTTAATTAATTATTTTCCACGGGATTATGAAGATAGAAGAAAGATTATACCTTTAGCATTCATTAAGGAAAATGAAAAGATAACTACAAAAGGTGTAATAAAAAGTGTTGAAAAGGCTAAAAAGGGGGAACTTTTAATAATTACTGCCCTTTTGCAAGATGGAATAAGCCAAATTTTACTAAAATGGTTTAATCAAGAATTCAAAGAGACTGAAATCAAACAGCTTGTAGGTAAAGAAGTTTATGTAACAGGTACACCTAAACGCGGATTTTTTGGTGCTATGGAAATACAAAACCCAGAAATTGCGGTAAATGAATCTTCTGAAAGAGAAATCCTACCTGTTTATCCACTAACTGAGAATCTTACTCAAAAAACATTAAGAAAGATTATACAAGATAACCTTTTGGTAGTCTGCAACTGTGAAGACATTATACCCCAAGAAATTGTTAATTTAAGAAGATTAATAGATATTAAGAGTGCTTATGTAGGCATACACTTTCCAAAAAGTTCTTTTCATCAAAAAAGTGCAAGGAAAAGGTTGGCTTATGAAGAACTCCTACTTTTTCAGCTTGCACTTTTTCTGTCAAAAAGAAATATAGAAAAAATAGGTGGAATCCAAAAAAACTTCTCGGGAAAGCTTGCTGAGAAATTTCTCGAAACTTTGCCATTTAAATTAACAAATGCACAACTAAGAGCTCATGAGGAAATTAGAAAAGATTTAAGAAGCTCGAATCCTATGAATAGGCTACTTCAAGGAGATGTGGGAAGTGGTAAAACACTTGTAGCAGAACTGGCTATAATAGACAATTACGAAGCTGGATATCAAAGTGCGTTGATGGTACCAACGTCAATATTGGCAATTCAACATTATCAAAAAATATTCAACCACTTGACAAACCTGGGAATAAATGTCGCTTTATTGATAGGTTCGACTAGTCAAAAGGAAAAAGATAAGATTAAATTTTTGCTCAAAAACGGAGAAATAGACGTAATTATTGGTACACATGCACTTATACAAGAGGATGTTCATTTTTCAAACCTTGGACTTGTGATAATAGATGAGCAGCATAGATTTGGTGTAAAACAACGTGAAGAGCTGATTTCAAAAGGAAAAGTGGTTGATACACTCATCATGACAGCTACACCAATTCCAAGAACTTTGTCATTGACATTATACGGTGATTTAGATGTTTCAGTAATTGATGAAATGCCCCCCGGTCGAAAACAGATAAAAACATTTACGCTCAGACATACGAGGGTAAAAGACGTCTATAAATTTATAAGAGAACAAGTTATTGAAAACTCAGACCAAGCGTACATAGTGTATCCTTTAATTGAACAATCCGATCAGATAAATGCCAAAGCTGCTGAGGAAATGTATAAAACGCTAAGCAAAGAAGCTTTTCCTGATATTCCGATGGGTTTGTTGCATGGGAAAATGTCGGATATCGAAAAAAATGAGATAATGACAAAATTCGTCAAAGGTGAAATAAAAATACTCGTGTCTACCTCTGTTATCGAAGTTGGTGTTGATGTTCCCAATGCTACAATAATGGTGGTAGAAAACGCTGAAAGATTTGGTCTTGCGCAATTACATCAATTGAGAGGTCGTGTTGGCAGAGGTGAAAAACAGAGTTATTGTTTTCTTATAGTCAGTGAAGCGGGTGAAGAAGCCTGGGAGAGATTACAATTCTTTGCAAGCACAAACGATGGATTTAAAATAGCAGAATACGATTTACGGTTAAGAGGACCGGGTGAATTTTTTGGAACACGCCAACACGGGTTACCAGAGTTTAAAGTTGCAGATTTAGTTTCCGATGCTGAATTGATAATGTTAGCAAGGGAAGATGCGAAGAGTATAATTGAAAATTACCCAGAAAGTGTTATAATAAACAAAGTTTTAGAGATATACAGTGAAAGGATAAAACTTTTGGATGTTGGATAA
- the pyk gene encoding pyruvate kinase has product MRKTKIVATIGPACESEEKIIKLAECGVNVFRLNSSHETIDVHKERIKRLKQVREKGYNFSILLDLAGPKIRTGRFESDYITLEPGTDVEILCGEEFVGNSKRFWINYDKLYEEIKPLDRILINDGAVELVVKEIFAKTKTILCSIKRGGTITHKRGVNLPGVDISIPSITEKDKEFIKLGNEEEIDFFALSFVRKAEDIIDAKELTRIPIVAKIETLQALDNLEEIVRVSDAVMVARGDLGVEIPIAQVPIAQKRIIEISNLYKKPVITATQMLESMINNSTPTRAEVTDISNAILDGTDAIMLSAETSIGKYPCEAVRVMDDVAKNTEKYMEDYESFRLDWLKEYSSSFDLSSAISYAATTLAKHVQAKLIITATSTGSTAVSVSKYKPSIPVMAATNNPETYYRLCLSWGVMPVMLEERLTTDEMIESVINKAKQLGLAQNGDKVIIVAGIPWGRPGTTNTVQVQEVK; this is encoded by the coding sequence ATGAGAAAAACCAAGATAGTTGCTACCATTGGACCTGCTTGTGAATCTGAAGAAAAAATTATCAAACTTGCCGAATGCGGTGTTAACGTGTTCAGACTGAATTCATCTCATGAAACTATAGATGTGCATAAAGAAAGAATTAAAAGGTTGAAACAGGTTAGAGAAAAAGGTTACAATTTTTCCATATTGCTTGACTTGGCGGGTCCAAAAATAAGAACTGGAAGATTTGAAAGTGATTACATAACCTTAGAGCCTGGAACCGATGTTGAAATACTATGTGGTGAAGAATTCGTCGGAAATTCGAAAAGGTTTTGGATAAATTATGACAAACTCTATGAGGAAATAAAGCCCTTAGATAGGATACTTATAAATGATGGTGCGGTGGAACTCGTTGTAAAAGAAATCTTTGCTAAAACAAAAACTATACTTTGTAGCATTAAAAGAGGAGGAACAATTACTCATAAGCGCGGCGTAAATTTGCCGGGTGTTGATATATCTATTCCATCTATCACAGAAAAGGACAAGGAATTTATAAAACTCGGAAACGAAGAAGAAATTGATTTTTTCGCCCTTTCTTTTGTAAGAAAAGCAGAAGATATCATAGATGCTAAGGAACTAACAAGAATACCTATAGTGGCAAAGATTGAAACTTTACAGGCACTTGATAATCTTGAGGAAATAGTGAGAGTTTCAGATGCTGTAATGGTGGCGCGTGGAGATCTTGGTGTGGAAATACCGATTGCTCAAGTTCCTATCGCTCAAAAAAGAATTATCGAAATATCAAATCTGTACAAAAAACCAGTTATAACAGCTACACAAATGCTCGAAAGTATGATAAATAATTCAACACCAACAAGAGCAGAAGTTACCGACATATCGAATGCCATACTTGACGGTACAGACGCTATAATGCTTTCGGCCGAAACTTCGATAGGAAAATATCCCTGCGAAGCAGTTAGAGTCATGGATGATGTTGCAAAAAATACTGAGAAATACATGGAAGATTACGAATCGTTTAGGTTGGATTGGCTTAAAGAATATTCATCCAGCTTTGATTTATCAAGTGCTATATCCTACGCAGCAACAACTTTAGCAAAACACGTACAAGCTAAATTGATAATAACAGCAACAAGCACGGGTTCAACAGCTGTAAGTGTCTCGAAGTATAAGCCATCTATACCAGTAATGGCAGCAACGAATAACCCAGAAACTTATTATAGGCTTTGCTTGAGCTGGGGTGTCATGCCGGTAATGTTGGAAGAGCGTCTTACAACAGACGAAATGATAGAAAGTGTCATAAACAAGGCTAAACAACTTGGCCTTGCTCAGAATGGTGATAAAGTTATAATCGTTGCTGGTATTCCTTGGGGTAGACCAGGGACAACGAACACTGTTCAAGTTCAAGAAGTTAAATAA
- the alr gene encoding alanine racemase has translation MESRRTFVVINVRNYLSNLSFFQAHCAPAKVMAVVKANAYGHGAVQLARAAERAGIDYFAVAFLEEAIELRKHGISKDILVFNYVEPDMLHIAQQYGITITLYSWEQLLKYKKQFWRPKAHIKIDTGMRRLGVSVQDAKEFLIAARQLGFDVEGAYTHFAVADSLDDEDVKFTVEQAELFSKLSLDVRIKHVCNSGASISKIVSCFDYVRIGIASYGLQPSESVYSNELKPVLTWKSIVSHVKKIQPGDSVSYGRTFKAFTQMDIATIPVGYADGYWRHLSNKGYVLIHGEKCPVVGRICMDQFMVDVTHLDNVKIGDEVVLIGQQGNNRITAEEIARLVGTINYEVTCRISERVPRKYEGMEL, from the coding sequence ATGGAAAGTAGAAGGACGTTTGTTGTTATAAACGTGAGAAATTACTTAAGTAATTTATCCTTTTTTCAAGCACACTGTGCACCAGCCAAGGTCATGGCTGTTGTGAAAGCGAATGCTTATGGTCACGGTGCTGTACAATTAGCACGTGCGGCTGAGAGAGCAGGTATTGATTACTTTGCTGTTGCCTTTCTTGAAGAGGCTATAGAGTTAAGAAAACATGGTATATCAAAAGATATTCTTGTATTCAATTACGTTGAACCAGATATGCTTCACATTGCTCAACAATACGGTATAACAATAACACTTTATTCTTGGGAGCAACTACTTAAATACAAAAAACAATTTTGGAGACCAAAAGCTCACATAAAGATAGATACTGGTATGCGAAGACTAGGTGTATCGGTACAAGATGCAAAAGAGTTTCTCATAGCAGCAAGGCAGTTGGGTTTTGACGTGGAAGGTGCATATACACATTTTGCAGTTGCCGATAGTTTAGATGATGAAGATGTAAAATTCACTGTGGAACAAGCAGAGCTCTTCTCAAAACTGAGTTTAGATGTTCGAATAAAGCATGTTTGTAACAGTGGAGCATCCATATCTAAGATAGTGAGCTGTTTTGATTATGTAAGAATCGGAATAGCAAGCTATGGACTTCAGCCAAGTGAAAGTGTTTATAGTAACGAGTTAAAACCTGTATTGACTTGGAAAAGTATAGTTTCTCACGTTAAGAAAATACAACCTGGAGATAGCGTAAGTTACGGCAGAACTTTTAAAGCCTTTACACAAATGGATATAGCCACTATACCAGTTGGATATGCCGATGGATATTGGCGCCATCTTTCTAACAAGGGATATGTTCTCATACACGGTGAAAAATGTCCTGTGGTTGGTCGAATTTGTATGGACCAGTTTATGGTTGATGTAACGCATCTTGATAATGTGAAAATTGGTGATGAAGTTGTTTTAATAGGACAGCAAGGAAATAATAGAATAACAGCAGAAGAAATAGCAAGACTCGTCGGAACAATAAATTACGAAGTTACTTGTCGTATATCTGAAAGAGTACCAAGAAAATACGAGGGGATGGAATTGTGA
- the mazG gene encoding nucleoside triphosphate pyrophosphohydrolase produces MVGKEFEKLIEIMATLRSENGCEWDKAQTHESLKPYLIEEAYELLNAIDLKDDEELKEELGDVLLQVIFHSQIASERGVFTIADVIRTLSDKLIRRHPHVFGNAEGYSYARWEDIKAKEKGEKKRTSIGDINHALPGLSLARRVQENAADVGFDWTKIEDVWQKVHEEIDELKNTNSYEETEEEMGDLLFAIVNLSRFLNVDPETALRKATEKFIDRFEKMEKMIESQGKKVEDLSLTELDDFWSKVKTIEKDGKVG; encoded by the coding sequence ATGGTTGGAAAAGAATTTGAAAAACTAATCGAAATAATGGCAACATTAAGAAGCGAAAATGGTTGTGAATGGGATAAGGCGCAAACACATGAGTCTTTGAAACCTTATTTGATAGAAGAAGCATACGAGTTATTGAATGCTATAGATCTGAAAGATGACGAAGAACTGAAAGAAGAACTCGGAGATGTTCTATTGCAAGTAATATTTCATAGCCAAATTGCTTCAGAAAGAGGTGTTTTTACAATAGCCGATGTAATAAGAACTTTAAGTGATAAGCTTATCAGAAGGCACCCACATGTATTTGGTAATGCTGAAGGATATTCTTATGCAAGGTGGGAAGATATAAAAGCTAAGGAAAAGGGTGAAAAGAAAAGGACAAGTATAGGTGATATAAACCATGCGCTTCCTGGTCTATCGTTGGCAAGGAGAGTTCAAGAGAATGCAGCTGATGTTGGTTTTGATTGGACAAAAATTGAAGATGTTTGGCAAAAAGTTCATGAGGAAATAGACGAACTAAAAAACACAAATAGCTACGAAGAAACGGAAGAAGAAATGGGTGATTTACTCTTTGCGATTGTTAATTTATCGAGATTTCTAAATGTTGATCCAGAAACAGCACTCAGAAAAGCTACAGAAAAATTCATAGATAGGTTTGAAAAAATGGAAAAGATGATCGAAAGCCAGGGAAAAAAAGTAGAAGACCTGAGCTTGACCGAACTTGATGATTTTTGGAGTAAGGTAAAGACCATTGAAAAGGATGGGAAGGTTGGTTAA
- the gcvH gene encoding glycine cleavage system protein GcvH gives MKRYAKTHEWFDTETGHVGVSNYAQEKLGDIVYVDLPKVGRVVKKGEVIVSLESVKAAGDVYAPVSGKIVEINEKVNSSPELVNQSPEDEGWLVKIEPSDPAEFDELLTEDEYKKVIEGE, from the coding sequence ATGAAAAGGTATGCAAAAACGCACGAATGGTTTGATACTGAAACCGGACATGTTGGAGTTTCAAACTATGCACAAGAAAAACTTGGTGATATTGTTTACGTCGATTTACCCAAAGTTGGCAGAGTAGTAAAAAAAGGTGAGGTAATTGTATCACTTGAAAGTGTTAAAGCGGCCGGCGATGTTTATGCTCCAGTTAGTGGTAAAATTGTTGAAATAAACGAAAAAGTTAACTCTTCACCTGAACTTGTAAATCAGTCCCCAGAAGATGAAGGATGGCTTGTAAAAATAGAACCATCAGATCCTGCAGAGTTTGATGAACTATTAACCGAAGATGAATACAAAAAAGTTATTGAGGGGGAATAA
- a CDS encoding RNA methyltransferase produces MKTTDNDLVEDPNSTDKFTFIAFCTAGLEGAASLELKKMGYKISFSSSGRIFFNASISDVPILNMKLKTVDRLALLLCEFEAHTFDDLYENIYKQNLKEIIDKNGKITIEKIKVSNSKLSATGAIASVAKKAIIDSIHGSNETGPEYPFIVILKNDKAYLLLDTTGKDGLHKRGYRLKSTRAPLRETIAAAVVLLSRWNENIPLFDPFCGSGTILIEAALLNIPNVHRMYVSEQWKILKEEWKKLKAKLSKKNFSGGKIYGSDVDCNAIEIAKQNYARAKSIFNVNYHIEFICTNFKKLKPVHDSAYVISNLPYGHRLDIDILSEIRLLRQKFKDAKYYLLHPSDKFENYFGKATKKFKFQNSGIWTYMYMYY; encoded by the coding sequence ATGAAAACAACAGACAATGACTTGGTTGAAGATCCAAACTCAACTGATAAATTCACATTCATTGCATTTTGTACTGCCGGTTTGGAAGGTGCAGCATCTTTAGAACTTAAAAAAATGGGCTATAAGATATCATTTTCCTCCTCCGGGAGGATATTTTTTAATGCTTCTATCAGTGATGTACCGATCTTGAACATGAAGTTGAAGACCGTTGATAGATTAGCGCTACTACTATGCGAATTTGAAGCTCATACATTTGATGATTTGTATGAGAATATTTATAAACAAAATCTAAAGGAGATAATTGATAAGAACGGAAAAATTACAATAGAAAAAATCAAAGTTAGTAATTCAAAACTAAGCGCAACAGGAGCGATTGCATCAGTAGCAAAAAAGGCCATTATAGATTCTATACACGGTAGCAACGAAACAGGTCCAGAATACCCATTTATAGTTATTCTTAAAAATGATAAGGCTTATTTATTACTTGATACAACCGGAAAAGATGGTCTTCACAAACGCGGTTATAGACTAAAGTCAACAAGAGCTCCCTTGAGAGAGACCATTGCCGCAGCTGTTGTACTTCTCTCAAGATGGAACGAAAACATTCCTCTGTTCGACCCTTTCTGCGGTAGTGGGACGATACTAATTGAAGCAGCATTATTGAATATTCCAAACGTACACAGAATGTATGTTTCAGAGCAGTGGAAAATTTTAAAAGAAGAATGGAAAAAATTAAAAGCTAAATTATCCAAAAAAAATTTCTCGGGCGGGAAAATTTACGGATCGGACGTCGATTGCAATGCCATAGAAATAGCAAAACAAAATTACGCAAGAGCAAAGAGTATATTCAATGTAAACTATCACATAGAATTTATCTGCACTAACTTTAAAAAACTGAAGCCTGTTCATGATTCAGCTTATGTAATTTCGAACTTGCCTTACGGTCATCGGTTAGATATAGATATTCTTAGCGAAATACGTCTACTGAGGCAAAAGTTTAAAGATGCAAAATATTACCTTTTGCACCCGTCTGACAAATTTGAGAATTATTTTGGGAAAGCTACAAAGAAATTCAAGTTCCAAAACAGTGGAATATGGACCTATATGTACATGTATTACTAA
- the trmB gene encoding tRNA (guanosine(46)-N7)-methyltransferase TrmB, with product MENVYSKEIKPSNCGYLPIDWSMIFGNINPIIIEIGFGNGEYLLSYAQRYPDKNFVGFEVSITSMKKAQNKLKNIDNVRLVITDARFGLREFFNAKSVEKVVMNFPVPWDKRAHERRRVIIPEFFDTLANVLVDDGLFELTTDVEWYAKQTIEIATEKGLFEVAEFIENPNREIKTRYEQKWIKYGRNIYLLKLKKIKHVEVSRLIGGIHEMPHAKCKIKVEKLNELPGKVFKEKESVVVVKGVYKSTTNEAYLIKVISSDKDFQQHYYLVAYPEESDWIIKLDSSSNPYRTPAVKWSVRAISEFLEA from the coding sequence TTGGAAAATGTTTATAGCAAGGAGATAAAACCATCGAATTGCGGTTATCTTCCAATTGATTGGTCGATGATATTTGGTAATATTAACCCTATCATAATAGAAATAGGATTTGGAAACGGAGAATATTTGTTGAGCTATGCCCAAAGGTATCCTGACAAGAACTTTGTTGGTTTCGAAGTTTCCATAACTTCTATGAAAAAGGCGCAGAATAAACTAAAGAATATTGACAATGTAAGACTTGTAATAACTGATGCAAGGTTTGGATTGAGAGAATTTTTCAATGCCAAGAGTGTCGAAAAGGTTGTGATGAATTTTCCTGTACCATGGGATAAAAGGGCACATGAAAGAAGAAGGGTTATTATTCCAGAGTTTTTCGACACATTGGCAAATGTACTTGTAGATGATGGACTTTTTGAGCTTACAACAGATGTGGAATGGTATGCCAAGCAAACAATTGAAATTGCAACTGAAAAAGGATTGTTTGAGGTAGCAGAATTTATTGAAAATCCGAACAGAGAAATTAAAACAAGATACGAACAAAAATGGATCAAGTATGGAAGAAACATTTATTTACTTAAATTGAAGAAGATAAAACATGTCGAAGTAAGTAGACTGATTGGAGGTATTCATGAAATGCCCCATGCAAAGTGTAAAATCAAAGTGGAGAAATTAAATGAACTTCCTGGAAAAGTGTTCAAAGAAAAAGAATCAGTAGTTGTAGTAAAAGGGGTTTACAAATCCACAACTAATGAAGCGTACCTGATTAAAGTTATATCTTCAGATAAAGATTTTCAGCAGCATTATTATTTAGTTGCTTATCCTGAAGAGAGTGATTGGATAATAAAACTTGATAGTAGTTCAAATCCCTATAGAACACCCGCTGTTAAATGGTCTGTCAGAGCAATTTCCGAATTCTTGGAAGCTTAA
- the rlmB gene encoding 23S rRNA (guanosine(2251)-2'-O)-methyltransferase RlmB — MIVYGRNVLKELLLSSHPIKMIYFSDSHDKDLDSLIQTIKEKKLPYTIAPKNVLKKLSGEEKHQGVVIDIGDFQYVDESYLPDNPFLVLLDQVQDPQNLGAIIRTAVAAGVDMVVLTKDNSVHVTPGAVKASAGTVFRIPILITVNLARYIQWLKNKDVWVYGADARGRSLWEVELERPLAIVFGNEGSGIRQLVRESCDELISVPMKTPIDSLNVSVSAGIILYEVLRREMSR; from the coding sequence ATGATTGTGTATGGAAGAAATGTATTGAAAGAACTCCTTTTAAGTTCTCATCCAATTAAAATGATCTATTTTTCGGACAGCCATGACAAAGATCTCGATTCGCTGATACAAACAATTAAGGAAAAAAAATTACCTTACACAATCGCACCGAAGAATGTCTTAAAAAAATTATCAGGAGAAGAGAAACATCAAGGGGTAGTCATAGATATAGGAGATTTTCAATACGTTGATGAAAGCTATTTACCAGACAATCCGTTTTTAGTACTACTTGACCAAGTGCAAGATCCACAAAATCTTGGAGCAATAATAAGAACTGCAGTAGCAGCCGGTGTAGACATGGTTGTATTAACAAAAGATAACAGTGTGCACGTAACACCTGGTGCGGTTAAGGCCTCGGCGGGGACAGTATTTAGAATTCCTATTTTGATTACTGTGAACCTCGCACGTTACATACAATGGCTTAAGAATAAAGATGTATGGGTTTACGGAGCAGATGCACGTGGAAGATCTCTTTGGGAAGTTGAACTCGAACGTCCACTTGCGATAGTATTCGGAAACGAAGGCAGTGGAATAAGACAACTCGTTAGAGAATCCTGTGACGAATTAATTTCAGTACCAATGAAAACTCCTATAGATTCGTTGAACGTCTCTGTCAGTGCAGGAATAATCCTGTACGAGGTTTTGAGAAGAGAGATGAGTAGATGA